The genomic interval ATGGCTCGAGAATCGCTCTGATGGTGGCGTTCCTTGCCGTTGCCATAGCGTCCACGATAGGTATTCCCCTCGGTTTGATTTCTGGATACGTTGGAGGGGTTTTCGACCGTGTTTTAACCCTTGTTATGGATGCTGTTTATTCTTTTCCGGGTCTGATTCTTGCCATAGCGGTTGCGGCAGTTTTGGGACCTGGAATGATGAACATAGCCGTTTCGATCGCCGTTGTCTATGCGCCCACGTATTTCAGAGTGGTGAGAAACCAGGTTGCGAGTGTGAAAAACGAGCTTTACGTGGAAGCGGCAAGAGCACTCGGTGCGAAAGATTGGGAAATTCTGGTTAAATACGTGCTTCCCAACGTTTTTCCATCGATTGTGGTGGTTCTCTCCATGAACCTCGCTGATGCGATCATGACAGAAGCGGGTCTCAGTTTCCTTGGGCTTGGAATAGCCCCTCCCACTCCGGACTGGGGATTCGATCTCAGCAACGGTCAGAGGTTCATCTTGAGCAGAGCCTGGTGGGGTGTGTTGTTTCCTGGACTTGCAATCATCACTTCCGTTCTTGGTTTTTCCATGTTCAGTGAAGGGTTGAGCGAAATTCTCAATCCGAATATCGAGGAGAGAAGCAAATGAAGGTGCTTGAACTGAAAAACGTGAGTGTGAGATACAAAACCGGAGAAAGAACTGTGAACGCCGTCGAAAAAGTCTCCTTTCACCTAGAGAAAGGTGAAACCCTGGGTCTCGTCGGTGAATCCGGCTGTGGAAAGTCTACCCTCGGTTTTTCCATAATGCGGCTTCTTCCAAAAGGAACAAAGATTGATGGGAGTATAAAAATTGAAGGAATAGATATTTCATCTCTTTCGGACGAGGAAATGAGACAGATAAGAGGTTCAAAAGTTGCGATGATTTTCCAGGATCCGATGACGTCGCTCAATCCGATTCTCAGGATAGAGGATCATTTTGTAGAGATGATCCTCACCCACAGACCCGAACTGAGTAAGGAGGACGCCAGAGAACTTGCAGCGAAGGCCTTAGAAGATGTCGGGATAAACAGGAACAGACTGAAGGATTACCCGTTTCAGTTCAGCGGTGGAATGAGACAGAGGGTGATGATCGCCCTCTCCATAGTTCTCAATCCCGCTGTTTTGATCGCCGATGAACCCACTACATCTCTGGATGTGATAGTTCAGGCTCAGATAATGGAACTGCTTGAGAAGTTGACGAAAGAGCACAGAACCGCCATGATTCTGATCACCCACGATATGGGACTGGTCGCGGAAGCCGCAGACAGAATAGGGGTGATGTACGCAGGGCACCTCGTGGAACTCGCATCGAAAGAGAGGATATTCACCAATCCTCTTCATCCATACACCGTTGGTCTTCTGAGGTCTATTCCGAACACGGACGTGAACGATAAAGAACTGAGATACATTCCAGGCTCTCCTCCTGATCTTTCGAATCCCCCTGAAGGTTGCAGGTTCGCTCCAAGATGTGAGAAGGCAATGAAAATTTGCTGGGAGAAAGAACCACCGGAGTTCGAAATAGATGGAACGCGCGTGAAATGTTGGCTTTACGGAGGAGATCAAAATGGCACTGATTGAAGTGCAGAACCTTAAAAAGTATTTCCCTGTGAAACAGGGACCGATAGATGTGCTTTTGAGAAAACCCAGGAAGTTTGTGAAAGCGGTGGATGGTGTGAATTTTCAGATTGATGAAGGAAAGAGTCTGGGGCTGGTGGGGGAGTCGGGATCCGGAAAAACCACAACGGGAAGAGTCATTCTGAGACTTGAAGAACCCACCGATGGCAAAATCATTTTTGATGGTAGAGATATCACAAAACTCTCAAAAGAAGAAATGAGGAAGCTGAGAAAAGAAATGCAGATCATCTTTCAAGATCCAATGGCCTCTCTGAATCCATATATGAGGGTGGGAAAAGCCATAGAACACGCCCTTGAAATTCACGGAATCGGAGACAGATCGTCGAGAAAAGAGATGGTGCTTGAGATGTTGAGGAGAGTGAATCTGGAGCCCGCGGAGGATATCTACAGAAGGTATCCGAGGGAGCTTTCCGGTGGCCAGAGGCAAAGAGTTGTCATTGCCCGTGCTTTGATTTTGAAACCCCGTCTGGTGGTGGCAGATGAAGCGGTGGCTATGCTCGATGTTTCCGTGAGATCGCAGTTGTTGAGGCTCCTTCAGGAACTCAGAAAGGAATTCAACCTCACCATGCTCTTCATCACACACGACCTCGCTACGACCAAATACGTCTGCGACGAAATCGCGGTGATGTACCTCGGAAAGATTGTGGAGATCGGTGATTTTGAGGACATATACCTCAATCCAAAGCATCCTTACACACAGGCTCTTATATCCGCCGTACCGGAACCTTCTCTCAAGAAGAAAAAGAAGTTCATCCCTGAGGGAGAAACACCAAACCCGATAGACGTGCCATCTGGTTGTAGATTCCACCCGCGCTGCCCTTACAGAATGGATATCTGTATGAAAGAAGAACCTCAACTCAAGGCTGTGGAGGAAAATCATAAGGTGGCATGTCATCTTTACAACTGAAGGGAGGTAGTGGGTATGAAAAAGTTAGTCTGGTTGTTTCTGATCTTAACAGTAACGCTCTCCTTCGCGGCAAAAGACATCATCGTGGTGGGTACAACGGACAAAATCAGAACTCTCGATCCTGCCAACTGTTACGATTACTTTTCTTCAAACATCCTTCAAAACGTCATGGTTGGACTGGTTGATTACGAAATAGGAACCAGCGTTCTCAAGCCCGTTCTGGCAGAGAGATGGGAAGTCGATGAAACAGGAACGGTTTACACGTTCTATCTGAGAAAGGATGCAAAGTTCGAGGATGGAACACCCATCGATGCACACGTCTTCAAGTACTCTTTCGACAGGGTGATGAAACTGAATGGAGATCCGGCATTCTTACTCTCTGATGTCGTCGAAAAAACAGAAGTGGTGGACGACTACACCTTCCGTGTAACTCTGAAGTATCCATTCTCTGCGTTCGTTTCCGTCCTCGGTTACACCGTTGCGTATCCGGTGAATCCGAAGGTTTATCCAGCTGATTCCTTCTACGAAGGTATCCCGTCAGCTTCTGGTCCATACAGGGTCAAGGAATGGATCAGAGATGTGAGAATCGTTCTCGAAGCGAATCCGAACTACTTCGGTGAAAAACCAAAGACAAAGACCATCGTGATCAATTTCTATGAGAACGCTTCCACACTCAGATTGGCACTCGAGACGGGAGAAATCGATGTCGCTTACAGACATCTCGACCCCAGAGATGTTATCGATCTCGAGGGAAGAGAAGACATCGTCGTTTACAAAGGTAACAGTCCACAGATCAGATATCTGGTGATCAACGTCACACAACCCCCGTTCGACAACGTGAAGGTGAGACAGGCACTCGCCTATTCGGTGAACAGAGATGTCATAGTTGAAGATGTGTTCGTGGGACTTGCAAAACCACTGTACTCGATGATCCCGGAAGGCATGTGGGGACACAAGGATGTTTTCCCTGAAAGAGACCTAGAAAAGGCAAGAGCGCTCCTCAAGGAAGCTGGCTACGATGAGAACAATCCCCTCGTGATAGACCTGTGGTACACACCTTCACACTACGGAACGACAGAAGCGGATGTCGCTCAGGTGCTGAAAGAGTCGTTCGAAGAAACCGGTGTCATAAAAGTGAACCTGAAGTATGCGGAGTGGTCCACCTACGTGGAGTACTTCCTGAACGGAACGATGGGTCTCTTCCTCCTTGGATGGTACCCCGATTACCTTGATCCGGATGACTACGTCTGGCCGTTCCTCAGTGAGAGTGGTGCGAAATCCCTCGGTAGCTTCTACTCGAATCCTGAGGTAGAAAACCTGATGATAGAAGCGAGAAAACTCACCGATCTGGAAAAGAGAACAGAGATCTACTACAAAGTCCAGGAGATTCTTGCAAGGGATGTTCCTTACATACCGCTCTGGCAGGGAGTTGCAACCTGTGCAGCGAAAAAACAGGTGAAAGGAATTCTGCTTGAACCCACACAGATATTCAGATACTACATACTCTACTGGGAAGAGTGAACTCCGCCGCCCCTTCCCGGGGCGGCTTTCGGAGGTGCCGTGATGTCTCTTAAAAACTACGTGATAACAAGAATTCTCCTCGCTGCCCCCATGATATTCATCCTTCTGGCACTCATATTCCTGGTGCTCAGGATCATACCCGGGGATCCGGTGCTCGCTATTCTCGGAGGGAAAGCACCGAAGGAGGTCATCGAACAAAAGAGACACGAACTCGGTCTCGATAAACCTATCATCGTCCAGTTTTTCGATTACATCGGAGATCTTCTCAAAGGTGACCTGGGAAAATCTACACTGACGGGAAGACCCGTTTGGGAAGAAATAAAGGAGAGATTTCCCGCGACTTTGGAGCTGACACTCTTCGCTTTCATCGTAGCCGTTCTCATAGGCATCTTCTGGGGAAGCTTCGCTGCGTACAAAAGGGACAGTGGAGTTGATATAGGTGCCAGGATGTTTTCAATGGTGATGTACGCGGTTCCGGTTTTCTGGTTCGGTTTGATGATGCAGTACATCTTCGGAGTTATCTTGAGATGGCTTCCCGTTGGCGGACGATTGTCACCCACTATGAATTTGAAAGTGATAACGGGTATCTATTCGATAGATGCGCTTTTCACAGGAAACTGGGAAGCGCTGAAAGACGTTTTCGAACATCTCTTACTTCCGGGACTCACGCTCGGCCTTGTGATCTCCAGCGTCTTTGTCCGTATGGTGAGAAACAACACCGTTTTAACACTGGCCCAGGATTTCGTGAAGGCGGCTCGTGCTCGCGGTTTGAAGGAGAGGGTGGTTCTGTTCAGGTACGCCCTGAAAAACGCTCTGGTACCCATCTTCACGATGATGGGATTGCAGTTCGCACTCCTTCTGGGAGGTGCGGTCCTCACAGAAACCACTTTCTCATGGCCCGGTCTTGGAAGTTATCTTGTGATGAAGATCAGGTACAGGGACTTTCCTGCCATACAGGGCACGGTCGTTTTCTTCGCTTTGATCGTGGTGGTGATAAGCATTCTCGTCGACGTGATCAACGCTCTGATAGATCCCAGGGTGAGATATTGAAAAGAGCGGGACACGCCCGCTCACAGTAATTTTTCGAGATTCTTCTTCACTTCGTCTATGAACTCTTCGAGAGTGACATACTTGTCGATCGGTGGTTCTGTGAAGGGCTGAAGGTCTTTTGTGATCACACCAGATTCTATGGTGTTTATCACGGCCTTTTCCAGTTTGTCTGCGAATTCACACACCTCCGGTGTTCCGTCGAGTTCTCCTCTCTTTCTTATGGCACCTGTCCACGCGAAGATCGATGCGGTTGGATTCGTCGAGGTCTTTTCTCCCTTCAGATATCTGTAGTAGTGTCTCCTCACCGTGCCGTGGGCTGCTTCGAACTCGTAGACACCATCGGGGGAGACGAGAACCGACGTC from Thermotoga sp. Mc24 carries:
- a CDS encoding ABC transporter ATP-binding protein, which produces MALIEVQNLKKYFPVKQGPIDVLLRKPRKFVKAVDGVNFQIDEGKSLGLVGESGSGKTTTGRVILRLEEPTDGKIIFDGRDITKLSKEEMRKLRKEMQIIFQDPMASLNPYMRVGKAIEHALEIHGIGDRSSRKEMVLEMLRRVNLEPAEDIYRRYPRELSGGQRQRVVIARALILKPRLVVADEAVAMLDVSVRSQLLRLLQELRKEFNLTMLFITHDLATTKYVCDEIAVMYLGKIVEIGDFEDIYLNPKHPYTQALISAVPEPSLKKKKKFIPEGETPNPIDVPSGCRFHPRCPYRMDICMKEEPQLKAVEENHKVACHLYN
- a CDS encoding ABC transporter permease, whose protein sequence is MSLKNYVITRILLAAPMIFILLALIFLVLRIIPGDPVLAILGGKAPKEVIEQKRHELGLDKPIIVQFFDYIGDLLKGDLGKSTLTGRPVWEEIKERFPATLELTLFAFIVAVLIGIFWGSFAAYKRDSGVDIGARMFSMVMYAVPVFWFGLMMQYIFGVILRWLPVGGRLSPTMNLKVITGIYSIDALFTGNWEALKDVFEHLLLPGLTLGLVISSVFVRMVRNNTVLTLAQDFVKAARARGLKERVVLFRYALKNALVPIFTMMGLQFALLLGGAVLTETTFSWPGLGSYLVMKIRYRDFPAIQGTVVFFALIVVVISILVDVINALIDPRVRY
- a CDS encoding ABC transporter ATP-binding protein; protein product: MKVLELKNVSVRYKTGERTVNAVEKVSFHLEKGETLGLVGESGCGKSTLGFSIMRLLPKGTKIDGSIKIEGIDISSLSDEEMRQIRGSKVAMIFQDPMTSLNPILRIEDHFVEMILTHRPELSKEDARELAAKALEDVGINRNRLKDYPFQFSGGMRQRVMIALSIVLNPAVLIADEPTTSLDVIVQAQIMELLEKLTKEHRTAMILITHDMGLVAEAADRIGVMYAGHLVELASKERIFTNPLHPYTVGLLRSIPNTDVNDKELRYIPGSPPDLSNPPEGCRFAPRCEKAMKICWEKEPPEFEIDGTRVKCWLYGGDQNGTD
- a CDS encoding ABC transporter substrate-binding protein gives rise to the protein MKKLVWLFLILTVTLSFAAKDIIVVGTTDKIRTLDPANCYDYFSSNILQNVMVGLVDYEIGTSVLKPVLAERWEVDETGTVYTFYLRKDAKFEDGTPIDAHVFKYSFDRVMKLNGDPAFLLSDVVEKTEVVDDYTFRVTLKYPFSAFVSVLGYTVAYPVNPKVYPADSFYEGIPSASGPYRVKEWIRDVRIVLEANPNYFGEKPKTKTIVINFYENASTLRLALETGEIDVAYRHLDPRDVIDLEGREDIVVYKGNSPQIRYLVINVTQPPFDNVKVRQALAYSVNRDVIVEDVFVGLAKPLYSMIPEGMWGHKDVFPERDLEKARALLKEAGYDENNPLVIDLWYTPSHYGTTEADVAQVLKESFEETGVIKVNLKYAEWSTYVEYFLNGTMGLFLLGWYPDYLDPDDYVWPFLSESGAKSLGSFYSNPEVENLMIEARKLTDLEKRTEIYYKVQEILARDVPYIPLWQGVATCAAKKQVKGILLEPTQIFRYYILYWEE
- a CDS encoding ABC transporter permease, which translates into the protein MWYYYEKREARSKVVISEKVFKPVFKLFRRRTGVLAFVGMIILLFYIFLAIFAPVLAPYDPTVRVGRSLQPPSEKHIFGTDNLGRDVFSRVIYGSRIALMVAFLAVAIASTIGIPLGLISGYVGGVFDRVLTLVMDAVYSFPGLILAIAVAAVLGPGMMNIAVSIAVVYAPTYFRVVRNQVASVKNELYVEAARALGAKDWEILVKYVLPNVFPSIVVVLSMNLADAIMTEAGLSFLGLGIAPPTPDWGFDLSNGQRFILSRAWWGVLFPGLAIITSVLGFSMFSEGLSEILNPNIEERSK